The Amycolatopsis viridis genome window below encodes:
- a CDS encoding CoA transferase has product MSAANPSSTPNPAPLAGLRIVELSSYVATPLCGMTLAQLGADVIRVEPLGGAADRTRLPLAPTGTSLYWTGLNKGKRAIAVNLSAPAGKDLVARLAAERGIVLTNSERVVPPADLRARRPDLIHVLLTGRQDGGPAVDYTVNAECGFPLATGPAGGDSPVNHLLPAWDVAAGLYLAVGLLSAVREHARTGRPQNVRVALEDVALGVTGNLGYLAQAQITGEAREPDGNFVYGTFGKDFVTADGIRVMVVALTPRHWRDLVAMTESAEVIKAIETARSADFDDEGDRYRHRHLLAAVLGDWFATRPYAEVAAALSETRVVWSRFRRFTELAESGLLRDNPLFNELDQPGVGRHLAPGSPLVVGGGRAPAVPAPAVGEHTHELLREEIGLGERDLDRLVREGVIEPRGA; this is encoded by the coding sequence GTGAGCGCAGCGAACCCGAGCAGCACCCCGAACCCCGCCCCGCTCGCCGGACTGCGGATAGTGGAACTGTCGAGCTACGTGGCGACGCCCCTGTGCGGAATGACGCTCGCCCAGCTGGGCGCCGACGTGATCCGGGTGGAGCCGCTCGGCGGCGCGGCCGACCGGACCCGGCTGCCGTTGGCGCCGACCGGCACGAGCCTCTACTGGACCGGCCTGAACAAGGGCAAGCGGGCGATCGCGGTGAACCTGTCCGCACCGGCCGGCAAGGATCTCGTCGCCCGCCTGGCGGCCGAACGCGGAATCGTGCTCACGAACTCCGAACGGGTCGTGCCACCGGCGGACCTGCGCGCGCGACGTCCCGACCTCATCCACGTCCTGCTCACCGGACGCCAGGACGGTGGTCCGGCCGTCGACTACACCGTCAACGCCGAGTGCGGGTTCCCGCTGGCCACCGGCCCCGCGGGCGGCGACTCGCCGGTGAACCACCTGCTGCCCGCCTGGGACGTCGCGGCCGGGCTGTACCTGGCGGTCGGCCTGCTCAGCGCGGTCCGCGAACACGCGCGGACCGGCCGGCCGCAGAACGTGCGCGTCGCGCTGGAGGACGTGGCCCTCGGCGTCACGGGCAACCTGGGCTACCTCGCCCAGGCCCAGATCACCGGCGAAGCACGCGAGCCGGACGGCAACTTCGTGTACGGCACCTTCGGCAAGGACTTCGTCACCGCGGACGGCATCCGGGTCATGGTCGTCGCGCTCACCCCACGGCACTGGCGCGACCTGGTCGCCATGACCGAATCGGCCGAGGTGATCAAGGCGATCGAGACCGCCCGGTCGGCCGATTTCGACGACGAGGGCGACCGGTACCGCCATCGGCACCTCCTGGCGGCGGTGCTGGGCGACTGGTTCGCGACGCGCCCCTACGCGGAGGTGGCAGCCGCCTTGAGCGAGACCCGCGTCGTGTGGTCGCGGTTCCGAAGGTTCACCGAACTCGCCGAGTCCGGCCTCCTGCGCGACAACCCCCTGTTCAACGAGCTGGACCAGCCGGGCGTGGGGCGCCATCTCGCTCCGGGATCGCCGCTGGTCGTCGGGGGCGGCCGGGCGCCGGCGGTGCCCGCGCCCGCGGTCGGCGAGCACACCCACGAGCTGCTGCGCGAGGAGATCGGGCTGGGCGAGCGCGACCTCGACCGGCTCGTCCGCGAAGGCGTCATCGAACCGCGCGGCGCCTGA
- a CDS encoding GntR family transcriptional regulator — protein sequence MTENVMPMRGRGAARQQLPEEVASYVRELIISGEVRPGEFLRLEPIAEAVGVSNTPVREGLLSLRSEGFVELVPRRGFVVAPFSEQDVRDLFWTQAQLAGELTARAARTITADGLARLEANVDEFMKAIADGREDRVAEIGHQFHREINLAADSHRLARLLNSVVKHLPNRFYAEIEGTVTGSQEAHPLILEAIRKRAARKAQSLMAEHILDSGEHLVEMLRKRGVWAETSSA from the coding sequence ATGACGGAGAACGTGATGCCGATGCGCGGACGAGGGGCGGCCAGGCAGCAACTGCCCGAGGAAGTGGCTTCGTACGTGCGGGAGCTGATCATCTCGGGCGAGGTGCGGCCGGGCGAGTTCCTCCGGCTCGAGCCCATCGCGGAAGCCGTCGGAGTGAGCAACACCCCGGTGCGGGAGGGTCTGCTGTCACTGCGCAGCGAGGGGTTCGTCGAACTGGTCCCGCGCCGCGGGTTCGTGGTCGCGCCGTTCAGCGAACAGGACGTGCGGGACCTGTTCTGGACGCAGGCGCAGCTCGCCGGCGAGCTGACCGCCCGCGCCGCTCGCACGATCACCGCGGACGGGCTGGCGCGTTTGGAGGCCAACGTCGACGAGTTCATGAAGGCGATCGCCGACGGACGCGAGGACCGGGTGGCCGAAATCGGTCACCAGTTCCACCGGGAGATCAACCTCGCGGCCGACTCGCACCGCCTGGCCAGGTTGCTGAACTCCGTGGTCAAGCACCTGCCGAACCGCTTCTACGCCGAGATCGAAGGCACCGTGACGGGTAGCCAGGAGGCCCATCCGCTCATCCTCGAGGCCATTCGCAAGCGCGCCGCGCGGAAAGCGCAGTCGCTGATGGCCGAGCACATCCTCGACAGCGGCGAACACCTGGTCGAGATGCTGCGCAAGCGCGGGGTGTGGGCCGAGACCTCCAGCGCCTGA
- a CDS encoding alpha/beta fold hydrolase, whose product MTPGETVRREHVRFAGHQGVTLAADRWAPSGAERRTVLLLPGGGQTRRSWSRTAERLAAEGWPALGMDARGHGDSEWSPAGAYRLDDFVADLHAVVDQLGAPPVVVGASLGGRTALAAEGESPGLLAGLVLVDITHRVDRTGQARVRRFLESAPNGFGSLDEAAAAVDAYRPRPGTRRNLDGLRKNLRRRADGRWYWHWDPGFLAFAADARNSDETRLTRAARHVTIPTLLVRGRHSDMVPRAAAAELLELIPSAELVEVAAGHMIAGDDNDVFTERLCEFLAGRVP is encoded by the coding sequence GTGACACCAGGGGAAACCGTTCGACGCGAGCACGTGCGGTTCGCCGGGCACCAGGGCGTCACGCTGGCCGCCGATCGCTGGGCCCCGTCGGGAGCCGAGCGGCGGACGGTGCTCCTGCTGCCCGGCGGCGGACAGACCCGGCGGTCCTGGAGCCGGACGGCGGAGCGACTCGCCGCCGAGGGCTGGCCGGCCCTCGGCATGGACGCGCGCGGCCACGGCGACAGCGAATGGTCCCCCGCCGGCGCGTACCGGCTGGACGATTTCGTCGCCGATCTGCACGCCGTGGTGGACCAGCTGGGCGCGCCTCCGGTGGTCGTCGGCGCCTCGCTGGGCGGCCGGACCGCGCTGGCGGCCGAGGGCGAAAGCCCCGGGTTGCTCGCCGGCCTGGTGCTGGTGGACATCACCCACCGGGTCGACCGGACCGGCCAGGCACGAGTGCGCAGGTTCCTGGAGAGCGCGCCGAACGGTTTCGGCTCGCTCGACGAGGCCGCGGCCGCGGTCGACGCGTACCGGCCGCGACCGGGCACCCGCCGCAATCTCGACGGCCTCCGGAAGAACCTCCGCCGGCGGGCGGACGGTCGCTGGTACTGGCACTGGGATCCCGGGTTCCTCGCCTTCGCCGCGGACGCCCGCAACTCCGACGAAACGCGCCTGACGCGGGCCGCCCGGCACGTCACCATCCCCACCCTCCTCGTCCGGGGCCGGCACTCGGACATGGTGCCCCGGGCCGCGGCGGCCGAACTGCTCGAGCTGATCCCCTCGGCCGAACTCGTCGAGGTCGCCGCGGGACACATGATCGCGGGCGACGACAACGACGTCTTCACCGAGCGCCTGTGCGAATTCCTCGCCGGGCGTGTGCCGTAG
- a CDS encoding helix-turn-helix domain-containing protein, whose protein sequence is MPRNPRASQLGEFLKARRADLTPRAVGLPAGGNRRVRGLRREEVAHLASISVDYYSRLEQGRIQASVPVLDALGRVLQLGDDERAYMFELAGKDAARPRRRSAQKVEPQLRRLLEDLPTTPAVVLGRRMDILAWNPMAAALVMDFSSIPAKRRNYLRLVFTEPSLRALYPRWEDVASMCVAQVRMEAARHPNDPQLAELVGELAVRDEQFRRWWAGHHVATRTVGTKLMRHPVAGELTLDWDTLTCTTDPDQQLVVWTAEPGTPSHDGLRILASWAADARHLTAGLPE, encoded by the coding sequence ATGCCACGGAATCCTCGGGCGAGCCAGCTGGGCGAGTTCCTCAAAGCGCGCCGTGCGGACCTGACGCCGCGGGCGGTGGGGCTGCCCGCCGGCGGCAACCGCCGGGTGCGGGGACTGCGCCGTGAGGAGGTTGCACACCTGGCGTCGATCAGCGTCGACTACTACAGCCGGCTCGAGCAGGGCCGGATCCAGGCGTCGGTGCCGGTGCTGGACGCCCTCGGGCGCGTACTGCAGCTGGGCGACGACGAGCGCGCCTACATGTTCGAACTCGCGGGAAAGGATGCGGCCCGGCCGCGCCGCCGCAGTGCGCAGAAGGTGGAGCCCCAGCTGCGGCGCCTGCTCGAGGACCTGCCCACCACGCCGGCGGTGGTCCTCGGGCGCCGCATGGACATCCTGGCCTGGAACCCGATGGCGGCCGCCCTGGTCATGGACTTCTCGAGCATCCCCGCGAAACGGCGCAACTACCTGCGTCTGGTGTTCACCGAACCGTCCCTGCGCGCGCTGTACCCGCGGTGGGAGGACGTCGCGTCCATGTGCGTCGCGCAGGTGCGGATGGAGGCCGCGCGGCATCCGAACGACCCGCAGCTCGCCGAGCTCGTCGGTGAACTCGCGGTGCGGGACGAACAGTTCCGCCGGTGGTGGGCCGGGCACCACGTGGCCACGCGGACCGTGGGCACGAAGCTCATGCGGCACCCGGTGGCCGGTGAACTCACCCTGGATTGGGACACGCTGACCTGCACGACCGACCCCGACCAGCAACTCGTCGTCTGGACGGCCGAACCCGGCACCCCGTCACACGACGGCTTGCGGATCCTGGCGTCCTGGGCCGCGGACGCGCGGCACCTCACGGCCGGGCTGCCGGAGTGA